The Cylindrospermum stagnale PCC 7417 genome segment AGCTTTTTATTAGAAATTGTTGGTTATTGGCGTCCTGAATATTTACAAAAGAAGTTTTCTCAAGTGCGCCGCGCAGGTTGTGATAATTTGATTTTGGCAATTTCTGAGCGGTTGAATTTAGAAAAAGCTGGGGTGAAATTAAATGATGTGCCTGGGAGGATTATTTGGTTTAAAGATAAGTTATTGCCGAAAGCTGTCTTAGCTGCGATGGAATGAGCACGTAGATGTATAGAATAAAATTCAACTATTTCTCTTTTGTCATTGCGCCTTGGCGTGAGATTTGTCTTAATTATGTCCTCAGATATACCTCTAACGTCAGAGGAGCCATAAACATATCTTCAATAGGGTGGAGGGGTAATTAGCTTTTTGCCTTCCAACTTAAGATTTGTCATGAACATTCATTATCTGACTCAATTAGCCAAAAAACTGGCTGTGATCACTGGAATTATCACCGTGAATGCTTTCCTCAGCATTCCTCTAATGGCTCAAAGTCCACCTGATACTACCCCACCCGACAGAACTCCAGCGACACCCGCGACTACTGGTACAGGAAACCTGATCGAAGTAGCAAATGCTAATCCTTCTTTTAGCACCTTGGTGCGAGCTGTACAAGCAGCTGGACTTGCTGACACCCTTGCTAAAGGTAACTACACTATTTTTGCCCCTACAAATCAAGCCTTCAACGAATCCTTACCTCCAGGTGCAGTAAATTTACTCCTCCAACCAGACAATAAGGATCTGTTACGCCAAATTCTCAGCTATCATGTCATATCTGGTAAAGTAACTGCTAATGAATTAAAAACTGGTACAGTAAAAACTCTTGGCGGTGGTGTTGCTGTGCGTGTGACAGGAAATAAGGTAATTGTGAATGATGCCAGCGTCATCCAACCAGATATTCAAGCCAGCAATGGAGTGATTCACGCAGTTAATCGTGTAATCCTTAGCCCAAAGTTACGCGATGCTCTCAACTCTAAGTTAGGTACACCACAGCCAACTCAAACTCCGCAATAAAAAATATACCTTCGCCTAGGTTGGGCGTTGCGCCATTGCTTCCAGCGATTGGGCGGACTGTCATGCTGGAGGCAATCGCTTTTATCAGCATTTCAACAATTTAAATTAAAACTTTTTTAAGATTTAGCAACAAGATAGAATATATCTTTTATAATTTGACGAAGTTACAAAGTCAGATTTTATCTACTTGTTTTGCTTAACTAATAAACAAAATTATTGACAATTTAAGTACCTCAAAATACAATAACTGCGAAAACATCATCTATAATATTTTTACCTGTACCCATTCTTCATGAAAAAAGCTGCACTTAATAATTAGCAAGAATATTACCGTTGTGCCAAAAAAGTCTTTACTCATTATTAAGTCTAAATTTCTAGAGAATTGGTATTAGAGAATAAAAACAAGCAATATTAAAAGAAATTGGGATTAAATAAATGAACCATAAAATTACTGCCGCTTTATCAATTATGGCAGCGTTAACAGCCTTAGAAAGCTCAGTGTTCGCACAGTCACCAGAGCCACAACCAAATCTGGAAAATTTCACCTTAAGTGGTGATTCTTTAATCGGAATTGATGATAGAAGCGCGCAGCGTGACTTCGGGAAATTTTTTGAGCAACAAAATCGTGGCAGCGACAACACAACTTCAGAGCAATTGCCCCTCAACGAATCAATATCACTACCAAGCACCCCTATTTTTTTGCAACCGGCTCAATCTACTAACGGTAATGACGGGTTGCAATTGCAGTTAGATTTGGGGAACGAGTAAACAATTAAAAATTAAAAATTGTTCGTGTCCTGATTTATAGCTGTGGCGATCGCGTAATGCGATCGCTAAAAATCAACCCTCCCTAAGCTGGCAAAAATTACTGTGCTGTTTTACGGTACAGATCGACACATAGACCAAATCTATCTCGGAGATTATTCTGCAAGCGTTATGCAGTAAAATTAGTCCTTTAGATAGAGGAGGGCTAGACAGATGACACGAGTCATCATTGTGCGCCACGGTCAGAGTACCTATAATACAGAGAAGCGCATCCAAGGGCGCACAGATGTATCAAGATTAACAGAAAAAGGTTGTAACGACGCCAGAAAAGTAGGCAGAGCTGTTAGTAATATTGTATTTAACGCCATTTACTGTAGTCCTCTACAGCGAGCAAAAAAGACAGCAGAGATCATTCACAGCGAATTAGCAGAACAGTCTGCCGTTCCGCAAACGAATGACCAACTGCTAGAAATTGACTTACCTTTGTGGGCAGAAATGCTTTCAGCAGATGTCAAGCAGAAATTTGCCGACGACTATCGCGTCTGGCAAGAACACCCTGATAAACTGGGGATGCTCATTAACGATGCTGAGGGTACAAGAGAACATTTTCCTGTTTTGGCTGTGTACGCCCAAGCGCGGCAGTTTTGGCAAGAAATTTTAGCCCGTCATCCGAAAGAAACTATTCTCATAGTTGGACATAACGGCATTAATCGCGCCCTGATTAGCACAGCACTGGGTATTTCCCCAGGTCGCTATCATTCGATACAGCAATCTAACTGTGGTGTCACCGTCCTGAATTTTGCTGGGGGGTTGGATGAACCAGTCCAACTGGAATCGATGAATCAGACGCAACACATGGGAGAAACTTTACCGACATTGCGGCCAGGTCATCAGGGAATTAGATTGTTGCTGGTACGTCACGGAGAAACCGAGTGGAATCGCCAAGGCAAGTTTCAAGGACAAATTGACGTTCCCCTGAATGATAACGGGAGACAACAGGCAGCTAAAGCCGGGGAATTTCTCCAAGATGTAGCAATTGATTTTGCTGTCAGCAGTACAATGTTGCGTCCTAAAGAAACGGCAGAGATTATCCTCAAACAACATCCTAGTGTGAAGTTGGAATTGCTTGATGGTTTAAGGGAAATTAGCCACGGACTCTGGGAAGGAAAATTTGAAGCAGAAATAGAGCAAGAGTTTCCGGGAGAGTTGGAACGCTGGCGGACAGAACCCGCAGTAGTGCAAATGCCTGAAGGGGAAAATTTGCAACAGGTATGGGAACGCAGTGTCGCCGCTTGGCAGTCAATAGTACAAGCAGCATTAGAAAATCAACCCCAAACCGGCTTAGTAGTAGCACACGACGCCACTAATAAAACCTTGCTTTGTTATCTTCTGGGTTTATCGCCAGATAATTTCTGGAATTTCCGCCAGGGTAATGGCGCAGTTAGCGTTATCGACTACCCCTTGGGACTAAATGGTTTACCAGTGCTCCAAGCGATGAACATTACTACTCATTTGAGTGGCGGTATTTTGGATAAAACGGCTGCTGGGGCATTGTAGGGCGAGATCTCAATTTTAGATTTTGGATTTGGAATTGTCTCCACGTTAGTGCCATTCCCTACTTAAAAATAGGGAATGGCACCAAAAAATCTAAAATTGGCACTGTCGAAAATTAAACCCGACCTCGGAGAAATTGCGCCATTTCATTAGGAGTTGGTGACATTTCCAAGGCAGTTTCTTCAGTGATGCGACCTTCTTGGTAAAGGTTGAGCAGTGACTGATTCATGGTAATCATCCCATCAAAGCTGGCTTGCTTCATCAACTCGGTAATTTCATCATACTTACCGTCTTTGATCCATTCTTTGACCGCGTCTGTGTTAATCAGAATATCGTGGAAGGCAGCCCGCTTACCATCAGTTGTGCGGCACAAACCTTGAGCAATTACCGCTACTAAAGACTCAGAAATTGCCACCCTCATTGCATCCTGTTCCTCACCGGCGTACAGATTGAGAATCCGCTC includes the following:
- a CDS encoding histidine phosphatase family protein; protein product: MTRVIIVRHGQSTYNTEKRIQGRTDVSRLTEKGCNDARKVGRAVSNIVFNAIYCSPLQRAKKTAEIIHSELAEQSAVPQTNDQLLEIDLPLWAEMLSADVKQKFADDYRVWQEHPDKLGMLINDAEGTREHFPVLAVYAQARQFWQEILARHPKETILIVGHNGINRALISTALGISPGRYHSIQQSNCGVTVLNFAGGLDEPVQLESMNQTQHMGETLPTLRPGHQGIRLLLVRHGETEWNRQGKFQGQIDVPLNDNGRQQAAKAGEFLQDVAIDFAVSSTMLRPKETAEIILKQHPSVKLELLDGLREISHGLWEGKFEAEIEQEFPGELERWRTEPAVVQMPEGENLQQVWERSVAAWQSIVQAALENQPQTGLVVAHDATNKTLLCYLLGLSPDNFWNFRQGNGAVSVIDYPLGLNGLPVLQAMNITTHLSGGILDKTAAGAL
- a CDS encoding fasciclin domain-containing protein, with product MNIHYLTQLAKKLAVITGIITVNAFLSIPLMAQSPPDTTPPDRTPATPATTGTGNLIEVANANPSFSTLVRAVQAAGLADTLAKGNYTIFAPTNQAFNESLPPGAVNLLLQPDNKDLLRQILSYHVISGKVTANELKTGTVKTLGGGVAVRVTGNKVIVNDASVIQPDIQASNGVIHAVNRVILSPKLRDALNSKLGTPQPTQTPQ